AGCGTATTAACAGTAATTTTTTTTGTGAAGGGAGATGAGATCGATTGAAAGACATCAAAATAAGCTTATTGGCCAGAAGAGACCAGATAAGCTTTTTCTATATAGCGTCATGAAAGGCGACTTTATTAAGTGAAATTGGCGATTTGTTCATAACACTCTGTACGTGTTTGGGGAGGAGTGATTCCTCTTCGCATGATTTCGCTTGTTAACATTTCAATAAAAGCTTCATCTAATTGAAGAGTATACGCATCACAAAAAGCGATTAGTAAATCCTTAGTTGATAAGAGTCGCAATCTATCCGACCTCCCAGTTCTATTTGGTTTTGTTTAAACGGTTATGGAAAAGCGCTGCTTAATTTTGACGTTTGGCGTAATCAAAATAATGAAGCAGAATCTTTTTCCCTTTTAACCGTTTTTCCAAATAAGAGATAAACAAGGAGGTGGTGGATGGCTCATAGAAGTTATTCCGATGAGCATTAATTTCATGAATGGCTGATTGTTCAGAACGTTTTGGACGATAAGCTCGATCAGACGTCATCGCAATGAAGCTATCGATGACTCGAAGGATCGAAACAGATCGAGGAATTTGCTCATCATGTAATTGGTAAGGATAGCCAGTACCATCGCTATTCTCATGATGATTTAGTATAAGAGACGGCTCAATATCAATCTCTGGAAAATCATTAAGTAGCTCTATTCCAAACTCTGGATGCTGCTCGACATACTCTTTCTCATAAAGGGTTAGTGGGCTCTTTTTTTGAAGGATTTCTGTTGGGACAAGCAGTTTACCGATATCATGTAGCAAAACAGACTCAAGAAAGGGTCGTTTCAACAATGATCGGAAATTGTAATGCAAACAGAAATCAATGAAGTAGCTCGTAGTTTGCACCGAATGGACGAAGCTATGAGGGTCGTGACGCCTTAGCAGTTCCATCATTCGTAGTGTCTGTAATGAAAATAAATTAGCGTGCCCGTACAATGTACACTTTTCCATGTTCATTCTCCTTTTTAAGGAGCCGGTTGCACTACTTGCTCCCTATCACTCAAGTGCCCAGGCTAGAATGATAGTTCATCGCATTCTCTTTTTTTGTGGTTCTCTTACTGAGGTATCTTGACATGAGGATATACTTATATAATAAATACCATAAAAAGGTGATTTTGTTAACTGTTTTCTTTGATTTTTCAGTTTTTTTATTTGAAACGCCAATGGAAGGAGATTGGAAAATGAAATCTGACGTACTAATTGTCGGCGCAGGTCCTACGGGTCTTGTATTAGCACTCCACCTGGCGAAATATGGAGTTTCATTTCGGATCATCGAGAAAAATGAGGGACCCGGAGAAGCATCGCGTGCGCTAGTTGTGCACGCTAGAACCCTAGAATTCTATGACCAAATGGGCTTCGCAGAA
The sequence above is drawn from the Pseudalkalibacillus hwajinpoensis genome and encodes:
- the sda gene encoding sporulation histidine kinase inhibitor Sda; protein product: MRLLSTKDLLIAFCDAYTLQLDEAFIEMLTSEIMRRGITPPQTRTECYEQIANFT
- a CDS encoding HD-GYP domain-containing protein; this encodes MEKCTLYGHANLFSLQTLRMMELLRRHDPHSFVHSVQTTSYFIDFCLHYNFRSLLKRPFLESVLLHDIGKLLVPTEILQKKSPLTLYEKEYVEQHPEFGIELLNDFPEIDIEPSLILNHHENSDGTGYPYQLHDEQIPRSVSILRVIDSFIAMTSDRAYRPKRSEQSAIHEINAHRNNFYEPSTTSLFISYLEKRLKGKKILLHYFDYAKRQN